The segment TGCAGGCCGATTCACACGCAGACAGCCGGGCGTATCGAGCGGCGGCTGCCGGGCAACATACGCGTTTGCGTGCGTTGCGCATCCCCGGTACTCGCCTGCGCATTCCTCACCTGCGCCTGGGCGGCGAGTCCGTGGAGGAAGTGACCATTCTCAGCAGCAAGGGAAGAACGATCTTCGCCACAGATGCGCTGGGACGGTGCTTCCGGTTGCCGACGAGCGTCGCGCTCAGTTCGTTTGTTGTCCTGCCTGGAGCAGGCGCATCTCGGCCAGTGCGGTAACTGGCGGTGCTCGAGAGCAGTGGCCCCCACTGGGGGCCAAGTGCTGTGCATGCATCTGTTGACTTTTAACCCCAGAGAGCGCCTGCTGATCACGCTGATCGGTGTCGGTGGCACCGGCAGTTTGATCCTCACGCATCTGGTCCGGCTCGATCAGGCGATCCGTGCCCTCGGTGGACAGGGCTTGCAGGTTCGAGCGTTCGACCCGGACGCTGTGTCGGAGACGAATCTGACGCGTCAGAACTTCGCGCCTGCGGATGTGGGGCGGAACAAGGCGGTAGTGTTGGTGGAACGCTGCAACCTGTTCGCGGGGCTGACGTGGCAGGCATTCCCACGCTGCGCGACCTCGACGGATTTCCAGCGGTCTCAGCACGTGGTGATCAGTTGCGTGGACACCGGGCAGGCCCGGCGGGAGATTGGGGCGGCGCTGGGGACCCGGGGAGCCCACTACTGGTTGGATTGCGGGAATGATGCGGCACAGGGGCAGGTGGTGCTGGGGCAGTTGCAGGGAGCGGTGCGCCTGCCGCACATCCTGGAGGTGGATCCAAGCGGGATGCAAGGGGTCGATGATGACCGACCCAGTTGCAGTGCGCTGGAGGCGCTCACGCGGCAGCATCTGTTCATCAACCCGGCGATTGCGTTGCAGGCTGCGCAGCTGCTGGGGGAACTGCTGCTGCATGCCGGAACCGAGGTGCAGGCGGTGTACGTGAATCTGCGGGGGGTGACGCGGGTGATGGCCAAG is part of the Deinococcus ruber genome and harbors:
- a CDS encoding PRTRC system ThiF family protein; protein product: MHLLTFNPRERLLITLIGVGGTGSLILTHLVRLDQAIRALGGQGLQVRAFDPDAVSETNLTRQNFAPADVGRNKAVVLVERCNLFAGLTWQAFPRCATSTDFQRSQHVVISCVDTGQARREIGAALGTRGAHYWLDCGNDAAQGQVVLGQLQGAVRLPHILEVDPSGMQGVDDDRPSCSALEALTRQHLFINPAIALQAAQLLGELLLHAGTEVQAVYVNLRGVTRVMAKAVGEQPRLPQKAKRAVPLLPTVQQRAPRPRRSRKQPAA